CGTGCCGCGGTGGCCTCGGTCCAGGCGTCGACGCCTTGGAAGAACACGCTGATCTCGTCGTGCCTGGGCGCGGGCCGAATCGGGACGTTGATCCTGGCGCGGGCGCTGGGCGTGAGCCCGAACTCCTGTTCGAACCGCGTCAGCGACAGCGACAACTTGTGCATGATCGCGACCTCGGGGAACTGGGCAAAGCACTTGACGCGGCCGTTGCCGTCCTTGAGCGGATACGTCGTGCCG
This is a stretch of genomic DNA from Phycisphaeraceae bacterium. It encodes these proteins:
- a CDS encoding P27 family phage terminase small subunit, encoding GTTYPLKDGNGRVKCFAQFPEVAIMHKLSLSLTRFEQEFGLTPSARARINVPIRPAPRHDEISVFFQGVDAWTEATAARKRDVDEVE